A single region of the Vicinamibacteria bacterium genome encodes:
- a CDS encoding DUF86 domain-containing protein: protein MVDREILATRLSKLRSALVKLERIAEQARDDYLTNETDRALAEHYLRIALEATLDAGNHVIAAEGFRKPLKLRDVPLILAENRVIPTELAEKLARAVGLRNRLVHGYAEIDHERLHEILNEELIDLERFAVAIGSRYTDPE from the coding sequence TTGGTTGATCGGGAAATCCTGGCGACGAGACTGAGCAAACTGCGGAGCGCGCTCGTCAAGCTCGAGCGAATCGCCGAACAGGCTCGCGACGACTATCTTACAAACGAAACCGACCGGGCTCTCGCCGAGCACTATCTTCGGATCGCCTTGGAAGCGACGCTCGATGCCGGTAACCACGTAATCGCTGCCGAGGGGTTTCGCAAGCCGCTCAAGCTTCGCGATGTGCCGCTGATCCTGGCGGAAAATCGTGTCATTCCGACGGAGCTCGCCGAGAAGCTGGCCCGTGCGGTCGGCTTGCGAAACCGGCTGGTTCACGGTTATGCGGAGATCGACCACGAGCGGCTCCACGAGATCTTGAATGAGGAACTGATCGATCTGGAACGGTTCGCCGTTGCCATCGGATCGAGGTACACGGATCCCGAATGA
- a CDS encoding tetratricopeptide repeat protein, translating into MNQDDRRLVFESAMEDYRAGMHGLAARTLRSLVEDGSEDPLHLSYCGLLAATAEGLIDEGVAMCRRAVAQDGKRVGQLHLNLARALSVDGRRREAIDALSRGLAAHPGDPQLRRELQHLVPRARPVFRSLPRRHALNKYAGIARTVGGRLWVTFVPQIRRVSLRKGDPR; encoded by the coding sequence ATGAACCAGGACGACCGACGGCTCGTTTTCGAGAGCGCCATGGAGGATTACCGTGCCGGTATGCATGGTCTCGCGGCGCGAACGCTTCGCTCTCTCGTAGAAGACGGTAGCGAGGATCCCCTCCACCTGTCGTACTGCGGACTGCTGGCGGCGACCGCGGAGGGGCTCATCGACGAGGGCGTGGCGATGTGCCGGCGCGCCGTCGCCCAGGACGGAAAACGAGTGGGCCAGCTGCACCTCAATTTGGCGCGGGCTCTTTCGGTGGACGGGCGGCGCCGTGAAGCCATCGATGCGCTCTCGCGGGGGCTCGCCGCCCACCCCGGAGACCCTCAACTGAGACGGGAGCTCCAGCACCTCGTTCCTCGCGCTCGGCCCGTGTTTCGTTCACTGCCTCGCCGCCACGCCCTCAACAAATACGCTGGAATCGCCCGAACCGTTGGAGGGCGACTCTGGGTGACCTTCGTTCCCCAAATCAGACGCGTTTCTCTGCGAAAAGGAGACCCCCGATGA